In a single window of the Streptomyces sp. NBC_00353 genome:
- a CDS encoding 3-hydroxybutyrate dehydrogenase: protein METPQSPVHGPAPLTVPPPRAAAPSPSPADPFLAGRTALVTGAASGIGQACAEALAAAGAHVYVVDKAADAAKSLAERIGGTAWVVDLSVPEAVDTLPDDADLVVNNAGLQHVAPVHEFPPDRFALIHRVMVEAPFRILRRTLPGMYERGWGRVVNISSVHGLRASPYKSAYVSAKHALEGLSKVVALEAAPHGVTSNCVNPGYVRTPLVENQIADQARTHGISEEEVVGRVMLERSAIKRLIEPREVAEAVLWLCGPHTGHITGTSLAMDGGWTAH from the coding sequence ATGGAGACTCCCCAGAGCCCGGTCCACGGGCCCGCGCCGCTCACCGTTCCCCCACCCCGCGCCGCCGCTCCGTCGCCGTCACCCGCAGATCCGTTCCTGGCCGGGCGCACCGCCCTGGTGACCGGAGCGGCGAGCGGCATCGGGCAGGCCTGCGCCGAGGCCCTTGCCGCCGCGGGTGCCCACGTGTACGTGGTGGACAAGGCCGCCGACGCGGCCAAGAGCCTGGCGGAGCGGATCGGCGGAACGGCCTGGGTGGTCGACCTGTCCGTACCCGAGGCGGTGGACACGCTGCCGGACGACGCGGACCTGGTGGTCAACAACGCGGGGCTGCAGCACGTCGCTCCCGTGCACGAGTTTCCGCCGGACCGGTTCGCGCTGATCCACCGTGTCATGGTGGAAGCACCGTTCCGCATCTTGCGCCGCACCCTGCCCGGCATGTACGAACGCGGCTGGGGGCGCGTCGTCAACATCTCCTCCGTCCACGGGCTGCGTGCCAGCCCCTACAAATCGGCGTACGTATCGGCGAAGCACGCACTGGAAGGACTCAGCAAGGTGGTCGCTCTCGAAGCAGCACCGCACGGGGTGACCAGCAACTGCGTCAATCCCGGCTACGTGCGCACCCCGCTCGTCGAGAACCAGATCGCCGACCAGGCCCGTACGCACGGCATCTCGGAGGAGGAGGTGGTGGGCAGGGTGATGCTGGAACGCAGCGCCATCAAGCGCCTCATCGAACCCCGGGAGGTCGCCGAGGCGGTGCTGTGGCTGTGCGGACCGCACACCGGGCACATCACCGGCACCTCGCTCGCGATGGACGGCGGCTGGACCGCTCACTGA